Below is a genomic region from Indicator indicator isolate 239-I01 chromosome 2, UM_Iind_1.1, whole genome shotgun sequence.
ATCTTGCAGACTTCTTTCCTGCCCATGACATCTCCCTCCTGGCAGTTAATGGGAGTTTCAGAGGCACTGAGGGTCAGGCATCCTGCAGGGCCTGACTTTCTTTGCTATTCAGTTAGGTAAATAAATCCTTACTGCTTGggttagtctgaagaagaacaGGTAGATAAATCATGCAAGATTTCCCCAGTCTTTTTAACAGCCTCCACCTACAATACAGTTTGAAAGGAACACTGAGTACAATATCCAGCAAGTGCTAAAATAAGTTTCGTTTGCTTTGAATGgaacaagaaaaacatttgGGGAAAGGCCACCCAGGAATTTAATCTGGGGTTGTATGAAAATAGCAAGAATGATACCTAACAGTACTGGTTAGGAAGAAAGATGCCTGTTAAAAATCTGACCACTGACCAAAGCTTCCAATTTCAGCCTTCATCTGCCACCTGGTTTTGAGTGACTCATCAAATCAGCGTTACCTAAAGAAAGTCAAGAATGAGAAACCAGGCAGAGCAAGAAATATTCCTTTCAGCCACACAACTGCTACCACCACTCTTGAGAACACAGGAAAGCATTTTATTATTCATACTCATTTTCATTTACACATAGGAGGAACAATCAATGCAGTTCTATCACAGCAGGTGGACCATATCCTCTTGACTGGAAACTCTTGACTGCCGAATATGCATAGACCGGTCTTAAGGTCTGATCAGGACCAAAAATAGtagtaataattaataataacagggaggaggaagcagggaggagagTAATTTCACTAACATTAGTAAATTCATGATCCATGGGTATTTATTTTGCAGGTGTGATACAGCTCTTCCCAAAGAGCAAACTTCTTTACAAAATACACCAAAGAATGCAATCACTTGGAGAATCCTAAATTTTGCAGTGGTTCATGCAGTAAGGGTGTGCAACTGACAcgaaatggggggaaaaaaatcaaaaaacaaaGCATGGCTACAACATCAAACTGCTACTTCTATTCCCAGCTGGTTtaatgggagggaaaaaaaaaaaaaaaaaggaaaaaaagtcatttgCCTTCTTGATTTCTGCTCTGGAGTTATGGAGTAGAAGCAAGAAGGATTTCTTTTATAAAGGTAACTATGAGGACAGACTACAGATATGCAGTGCAGTTGAACAGGTCTACAACTCTTGGGTCTACAGGTTTGgcattttgctgttgctgtgaaATACAAATACATGACTTTTGCACACTGTCACTTCTTGCACTTCTTGTTCAGCTGGAGGAGTCATTGACAGAATTTACCGTGATGCTCCTATTTCAAACAGggctttattattattatttgtttattttgggatttttttctcgTCTTGGCCTCCTAAGTGAAGGGAGCAACTCTTTccactgaaagaaagaaattacagGTGTGCAGAAGTGCAACTATGAGAGCAACACAGACAGAGACAACTGTGCTCTTGTGCACACCCCTACAACCGGCAAGGGAACAAATTAAGAAGTTAAAGCCTGCAAAATAAGTGGAGTTTACTctcaaacttttttcttttttaaattattttttcttcagtccAGGTGAATTATAGACCTTGATTCGAGGCTGCCCTCTTttctattaatttattttttcttttttttttttttattttctttttttttttttttttttcagctgataTGTGTGACTGTTGGAACAGCATCTCTGCCAGAGTCATTAGCACTgaaatgcagagctgagcagtttGGTGGCAGTATGTATTGACGGTTTTTTTGCAGCATCATGAGTCTGGCAACTGGGCTTGGGGAAGTTTCAAGCAGTGGGTTCTTTACAATAGCAACTTGATTCTGCagataaaaagcaaaaagaagaagaaggaaaaaaaatagattggCAGGATTATTAAAGCGTCACAATAAAGGCTGAGGTTAGCTGTTAGCTGGCGGCTGCTTTTTGCCAGAGGCACAGCAAGGCATGGATGTGCTGCGTGtgaagagaaacacaaaggTGCTGAATCTCTTCACAGTGGTTCAAAGGCAGCTTTCCTCGCAGGATGCCTCATCCCAGCCCGGCTCCgctcccagcaggagcagccggAGCGGTAAAGAGGACAGAAAGTAGGCTGAACTTTACAAGCAGCCTTCATCTGAGGCTTGTCCTACCTTccttccttgaaaaaaaaaaaaaaacaaaaaaaaaaaaaaaaacaccaaaaaaaacccaaaccaacccgaTGCTGGCACGGGGACCGCATCCGACTCCTTGCCGAGGGGGCTGCATCCTCGGGTCTGCCTGGCGATGCCTGGTGCCGGGAATGCCGCTGGGGGACGATATATCGACcctgtcccagccctgccccgGGGAGCTCGGCAGCACGGTGGGAAAGCACTAATTGGTCTAAACACGAGCATTAGCATACGAAATGGCGGCAGCCTGCTATAATAGGTGGAATAAAAAAGCAGATTGCCGTTGAGTCACTCTCCGCTAGCTGCCGggaggggggggcggggaggtggcacacacagagagaatgAAATGTCAGGAGCGTGCAGCATCGCCGCCCTTCGCCGCCACTCGCGAAGGGGCTGGGACAgtgggcaggggggtgggatgGGGTCTGGGGTGGGCTGTCCCGACCCCTCGGGCACGGCTCGACTCGCAACGAGCCTTGCCCTGCCTTCCCGCCGCCCTCCCGCGGGACTCGGTGCTGCCGGAGCCGGGATggcaaaagcttttttttgggtcgtgcctcctcctccctccgTTCCCGATCCTCCGCCTCCCCCTACCGCCTCCCAAAGCCTTCCCGCCCCAAGCATGGCCGCTCGCTGTGTGCGGGGTTGGGGGGGCGAAGGGGGAGGGACGCGGGGAGCGCACCTACCTGTGGCATCGGGCACGGGCGTGCATGAGGGCAGCCCCGGAGAACACATCGCATTCCAAAATTTCAGGTTGTGCATCGGAAACGTATGAGTTTGTGGAAAGCTTGTTTGAAGTCTTCGTTAGACATAGTATAGATGACGGGGTTGATGAGGGAGTTGAGATATCCAAGCCACGTGAAAAAGTCAAAGATGGCCACGTGGAACCAGCAAGCGTCCTTGCAAATGGGCAACACCAGGCTGATGATGAAAAAGGGCAGCCAACAAACGATGAAGGCTCCTAAAATAATCCCTAAAGTCTTTGTCGCTTTCCGCTCTCTAGCGGCCGTgagcttctttttctccagcagAGCATCCGAGACCTTCACCTTCACCTGGTTCATGTAGACGGGAGAGCCCGTTTCGCTGCATCCCTCGGGGGCCTTGGAGTTTATGGACGTGACGGATGAGGAAGACCCCGGGGAATCTGTGATTAACTGCGCCCGCGTTAGTCTTTTACCTGCTTTCTTTGGCGTCTGCTTCAAAATCCGCGACCTGGCTTCCACGTAGATCCTCCCGTAGAGGGCTATCAGCAGCAGAGTGGGGAAGTAGAAGGCTCCCACCGTGGAGTACACGGTGTAGAGGACGTGGTCCGTGTTCACCACACAGTGAGAGACTTCCTCGGCCTTCGCCTGCCGCCAAAACAAAGGCGGCATGGAGATGCAGATGGAGAAGACCCACACCAGAGCGATCATGCACGCTGCCCGCTTAGGAGTCCGTTTCGTGGAGTACTCGACGGCGTCTGTGATCGCCCAGTAGCGGTCCAGGGCGATGACACAGAGATGCAGGATGGACGCCGTGCAACAGGTGATGTCCGAGGACAGCCAGATGTCGCAGACGATCTGGCCCAGCGTCCACTTGCCGGTCACAGTGTAGATGGTGCTAATGGGCATGACGAGGATGGAGACGAGGAGGTCGGTGACAGCCAGCGAGGCGATGAGATAGTTGGCCGGCGTGTGGAGTTTCCTCGTCTGGTAAACCGTGGCGATGACAAAGGCGTTGGAGAGCACCGTGGCCAGGGTGACGAGCGCCAGGACGACGGCGAGTACGATCTTCCAGGAGAGAGGGGTGGCATCTTGATAGCTCCCTTCCTCGGAGCTGCAGTTTCGGCCGTGGTAAGATTCGTTGGCGGCGAGCAGCGGCGCTTGGCAGGGGCTGGCCGGCTCCATCACTCCGCGGCCACCGCCCCCCGCAGACGGCGGGGCTCGGCGCGGCACGGAGGGGCCGCTACCCGGGAAGGACCCCGTCGGCGCCGGGGGAGGGCTGCAGCATCTCCGCGCCggcaccacctccctccctcccgcccGCACGCCCTTCCGGGAGCGATGAGCAGGGCTCCGCCGAGTCTCACTCGCCGCCAGCCACGGAGCGGGGCGAAACGGGGGCCAGCTGTGTTCGCTCCCAAAGCCAGATCATTGCCCCACACCTCTTCGGGGAGCGCGGCGAGCCCCGGGCGTGGGGCTCCGGCCCCGGCCGCCCTTTGGCTCAGCCCCGCTGCCCGCGGCTCCGCACCGCGTCTCGACGGGCGCAGCGGCGGCGCCGCATGCCCGCGAACGGCGGCCTcgcttccccccctctccccctggcTGCGGGCGCGACGGCAGGGGGTTGCGAAGGCAGCGGAGCCGCCCCGCCGAGCCCTGCCTTCACACGCAGCCCGCCGCGGCAAGTTTGCGGGAGGagcgggaggaggaggaagaggagggtccGCGGGAGGCAGGTGGGGAGACCACCTTCCATGGCGCCCCTTCACGGGCCATACTGCAGGGGCCCAGCCTCGGCCCGGCGCGGGCAGGGGCCGGTGTGGAGGAGCGGCGAGCAGCCACCGCCCCTTATATAGCGGGCGGCGCGGCTCCGCTGGCACCGAGCAACCGGTGCCGCTCCCGGGCGGGCTGCCCGCCTGCCCGCGGAGGAGGAGCTGCCGcctccctctgccagccctctctCCGCACCCACCCGCCGACCGACGGGGGGGCCCCAGTCCCGCGCACCGCCCCTACTGCCGGACTCCCGCCCCTACCCCCGCAGTCGTCGGGAGGAGCCCGGGATCGCCCCCCGCCCCTTTCCCCATGCCCGCATCTTCCCTTGTCTGTAGCCCAGCCTCATCCTTTCTCGCACCGTGTCCGCCGTACCGCGGGGCTGGGCGATGCCCGCGGTCCTCACCAAGCCCCCTAGCAACACCGGGGGGGAACCGCCCCGTCCCTCGCCAGCGCTGCCGGTGCTGATCGGCGCTCGGAGGTGTGCGTGCGAGAAAGGGCAGGAACGGGCAGGGCGGTGGGGGCCGGAGGTGCAGCTGGGGAGGCGAGGTGCTGTGCGCTGCAGCCGGGTGccgctgctgctggggctgcgcGTCCCACCGGATCACAGTGCCTGCTTTACCCTTAAACTTTTAGCAATTCTGGGCTCAGgcttttttacattttttccccttctttttttcctttatcctttttttccctgttgtgcTTGGAAAGGTACATCCGTGATTGAACATCCCAGACGTGCCGTGCAGGGACTATCAGTGCTCGAGAGGGCTGACAGGAGGGGCCCCGGCAGCACGCATATATCCAGGTCCCGCAGCTCCTGCCGCTGTTTGTTCTCCTCAGCCGCTGTTTGTTCTCCGTAGCCGCAGGAAAGTTTTGCACACAAAGGGAAGTGCGAGCTTGCTTTTTGCTGGGTAAGGGTAATTCCGAGCTCAGGGAAACGTCTGCTTTGCAGCCCTCAAGTAAATCTCCCAAAGATGCCACGAGAGAcccagggaagagaaggcaagGGCTTAAGCCTGCAGGCGTGTTTGTGCACACCTGCACATGCTGCTTACCTGCTTCAGcttcctgccagctctcagcaCTTCGTTCTTGAATATCTCCTTCTGGCTGTTTCCCTCTGTGGTAGGAAGGCAGACATTTTCCCAATGCTCTCATCCTTCTTGGGATGTGCTCAGCACCACGCAGGAGCAGGTAACTGCATCACCATCAGCCCGGTACATCGAGCTTATGGGCAGGGTGAAAAAACTCAGCACCCTGTTTGGCATCCTTGAGCAGGAGTGACACACCTCAGAGGATGCAGTTCAAGGAAGGGCAGCAAGaggatctcctgaggtcccttccaacccctaacatcctgtgatcctgtgaagctAGAGAGGATCCATCATGGCCCCGAGGGGTGAGGAAACTCTAGGAAGAGAAGCATTGAGCTGAGGGAGAGCCAGGGCTGTACAGCAGTGTGGGAaagccagagccctgcagggacagcctgttccCTCTCTGTATCAGCACTGGGCAAGGTGCCCTGTTTTGGGGAAGTGCTAAGCACCCACAGATCCCCTGAGATCAAAAAAGCAGTGACAGGGCTTGAAATTTTGTTAAATCTGCCCCAGaccccctcttcctctctctcaagAAGTGAGCTAGGGAGAGGACTGCCTTGGATTAATTGAAGTATGGTAGTAAAGCTTTGCCTACATTCACTGAACTGGCAGGAAGATAAAATGTCAACAAGCTTTTCTATTTTCTCAGAAGGGCTTGGGATAGGTCTGGTtccatgctttttattttgtggtGCCTCCTTGTTCAGCGGAGCCTCTGGTAATTGGCTGGAGCCTCTAGGCTTTACTGCATTAAACACAGTAAACCAGAGCTATCTATATTCTTCTGGTCTCTTTGATGGGCAGAGATTTTATAATCCTAGCTTCTAACACAGTGCCTCCCACTCTTGCTCCACACCTCTGCCTTCATTTAGTTGTGCTTAAGTTGCCCTCTAGCCTCCGTAGCTCAAGGTTCATCCCAAACAGGGTCATGTGTTGGAGCCTGATTTAAATTTAAAACACCAATAATAACAAGAGGGAAACCCAGGCCTCCATTCAGTTTTTGGAACAGCCTTCCTCTCAGTGGAAAGGCTCTTCAGATAAAATAATAGAGGCAATGTTCTAGCCCTAGCCACTGCCATCAGCCACCTTGTGTAATGCAGGCAAGTACTACATGAATGAACAATGAGTTCTGGCCACCCTACTTAATGTCACTATTTACCCTCATTATAAAATGTTTGTGTTCTGTGcacagcttttgctgttgcccttctccaTTAATTCTGGGTTGTTATTCATCAGTAATCATCATTCTTTGCATCCCTCATTTTCTTGGCAGGAAGATGCTTTTCTCCCTTGTTTGTTGTGCTCGCTTGGTTTTTACTCAGttatgcagcactgctgccagtggCCGGGAAAACATTCACTTAGGACATGCCAGTTCCAGCTATGATGGATTCAGTTGTCTTcccacaaggatcacctggtcctCCTGGGCAGGTTCAGTCAGCATTCCTTATGCCTCTCTCTGGGGCTTCAGTCTTGGGTTAGTAATAGCTGCAGCAAGaaaggctcacaggatgttaggggttggaagggacctccagagatcatcgagtccaaccccctgccagagcatcaCCATAGAGTCTagaccatagaatcacacaggaatgcatccagatggctcttgcaagtctccagagaagaagactccacgacctctctggggagcttcataacaataataacaataacaataatatcaacaacaacaacagcaacataataataattataataataataatacctcctgcagagggctggagctcctctcctatgaggacagactgagagagttggagttgttcagtccggagaagagaaggctctgaggatatcttcttgtggccttccagtgtctgaggggggctccaagaaagctggggagggacttttgagggtgtcagggagtgataggactggggggaatggagcaaaactagaaatgggtagattcagattggatgttaggaagaagttcttccccaggagggtggtgagacactggcacaggttacccagggaggtagtggaagcctcacagaatcacaaaattaaccagattggaaaagaccttcaagatcataagtccaacctttcacccaacaccatctaatcaactaacccatggcaccaagtgcctcatccaggcttatttcaaacacttccagggactgtaactccaccacctcccagggcagcacattccaatggccaatctctctttctgggaagaatttcttcctaccatccagcccaaacctcccctggtgcagcttgagactgtgccctctccttctgtcactggctgcctgatccctggaggattttaaggccaggctggatgtgactgtgagcaacctgctgtagtgtgaggtgtccctgcccatggcagtggggttggaactggatgatccttgaggtcccttccaatcctaacacttctatgattctaatagaGCTCCATTCCATGGATTTGGTGCTGTGCATTACTGCTAGTGAGGTATGAAGAAGACATCTTTCCAACCAGACACGGAAGCGGCTGTGCCTGCTGGTCCTGAGGTCCTATCAGAGCAAGAGGTGCTCATGCTTTTAAAACTGACTCTTTCTGTCTGCCTAGCCAGGCTGCACATAGTCCTGTGTCACAGTTGGGCTCCCAGGGGCTGTGGCTTGCAGGAACCAGGTTCTACCTTCATCATCAAtgaagtgctggagccttgAAGTGCCAGTCAGGACCATGCTGCGGATTGCATGCAGTCCCACATCAGCGATCATCTCTCCCTGCTGCACTGCCAGCTGGAGCCTTGCATTGTGTTGTTTACCTTCCCTTTGGACCCTAACTGGATCTGAAAAATGCTGATGGGAAGAGATCCTATTTCCTGAAGCTTTTGGCTTCTCTGCAGAAGCTGgcacaaaattaatttcattctgCTGGTGTAAGGCTGTTAATATTTCTTACATCCAGATTCTGATGTACTAAAATGCCCAAATATAGAAACTGCAGTGGAAACTGAGCCTGTTACTGGGTTTATTGCATCACACACTGCCCATGTATGGCATAAATATCATCAATGACTCAAAAATAAATGAGGGAGAGAAGGCAGGCACATAGATAGAAACCTAAATACCAGAAAGCAAAAGTCCTCATCCTGTAGTCAGATCTGTCCTGGCCactgtggtagtttgaggctgtgcctagaaaattttccacagatcttgaacagaaagtgatagaatgtaaataaattaattaccaGTGGATgtcaaagggaaaataatgataaggtctagtGGATGGAAAGTTGACCATGTGCCAGttatgtgctcttgtggccaagaaggccaatggtatcctggggtggattagaatggctgtggtcagtaggtccagagaggttctcctccccctctgctctgccctggtgaggccacatctggaatattgtgtccagttctgggcccctcaggtcaagaaggacctcagagaactgcttgaaagagtccagtggagagctacaaagatgatgagaggagtggaagatcttccttatgaggagaggctgagggagctgagggctctggagcttggagaggaggagcctgagaggtgagctccttgctggtgctaaagatgtgcagggggagtgcccagaggctggagccaggctctgctgggtgatgcccaatgccagcacaaggggcagtggtggaagctgagccataggaagttccatggaaagaggaggaagaatttccctgtgagggtgacagaaccttggaacaggctgcccagggggatctccctctgtggagatattcaagacctgcctggttGAGTTCTTGcatgacctgctctaggtgatgctgctctggcaggggggttggactggatgatctctggaggtcccttcaaacccctaacattctgtgatcctgtgtaaaTAATCCCGTTGGTCTGATTACTAACTtgaagttagttgtgtaaactaagtctttctctttccagcttcctttgctctagcagatactagctgatggcttttgcttagctgttgctgaccttggctgtgttcctttgttgtggctaagtactaacaagctactctttGCTGTTCTTGTCCCATGtaaagaggggagagaagggaggagggagggggaatcacagaatcaactgTTGgtaagctgttggtaaccccctgatTATGTCCAGAGTGGTTCTTTTGTTGTTCATAAATTGAAAATGTATGTAAATATTGGAggtattcagtctggagaagagaaggctctgaggagaccttcttgtggccttccagtatctgcagggggctacaagaaagctggggagggacttttgagggtgtcagggagtgataggactgggggggatggagcaagacTAGAaacaggtagattcagattggatatcaggaagaaattcttccccatgtgggtggtgagacactggcacaggttgcccagggaggtggtggaagcctcatccctggtggttttcaaggacaggctggatgtggctctgagcaacctgctgtagtgtgaggtgtccctgcccatggcaggggggtttggaaatggatgatcctagaggtcctttccaaccctgacagttctgtgattatATATTTTGTACTCAGTGCATTTCATATCTCTAGATTGTAGTCTGCTCTTAAATGtagtttcatttgctttcaactcagctgctctgtcaaattttatttttggggggggaggaatttcaaCCCACACACAACATTATGTGGATTTTGGCTTTTGGATCTTTTGAGTGTGTGTGAGCATAAAGGCAATATCAACTTCACCCCTGCCCCTTGGCTCAGGTGGCAAGTGGTGTGTGATGCCATCTGTAGCCTCCTGCACCGTGATGAGATCCCTCCTCGTGTCTTCCATAATGAAATTCCTGAGTCCTTCTGTTAGCAAAGATAACCTTCACTATGCAAATCAGCACAGTGGTGTTTGCTCGAGTTTGCCAACAGACAAATAAGGCTAATGCATGTGTGGAGTTTCTCAGTGTTAACTTTGAAATGTAGCTGAGGCCAGTTAAATGCCAACACTTGGAAGTCACTAGTCAAAATGAAATACTCCCAGCTTGAGTTACTGAAATTTAATTACAAGGAACAGCTGGGCCCTGGGTTTGATTTTGACTCTAAGGatctagaaaaagaaataagcaCATGGGCTCCAGgggcacacatacacacacactgagTTTCTCAAATCAAGGGAAGGAGGAGTACAGGTTGAGTTATCTCCTCCTGTCCTTCACactgctcagccacagcagctgaaaaaaTGCACTCAGAttacatggaatcacagaattgtcagggttggaagggacctcaaggatcagccagttccaacccccctgccatgggcagggacacctcacactacagcaggttgctcacagccacatccagcctggctgcaaaaacctccagggatgaggcttccaccacctccctgggcaacctgttccagtctctcaccaccctcatggggaagaatttcttcctaacatccaatctgaatctccccatttctagttttgctccattccccccagtcctatcactccctgacaccctaaaaagtccctccccagctttcttgtagccaccttcagatactggaaggccacaagaaggtgtcCTTGgacctctcttctccagattgaatagccccaactctctcagtctttcctcataggagatgtgctccagccctctaatatCCTCCAAAGAGTATTCAACTACTCTCTAAGTAGGCAGCTGAAGTTAAGTAAAAATAATCTCCAGTCCTCTCTTACAATTTCATATCCAGACCCTGCATCCATTCCAACACATTTCAGTTCCTGGAGGCAACAGCTGAACTTGGTGATCCTCATTCATCTACAAGAGGTTTGCTTTTTAATGATGTTCCTGGAGATGCTGCACAGGAAATAGCTTCAAGCCTGccccatttcctctctttccacaCTGCCCATTATGCTCTTGCTTCatttcaaagcagaagaaatgacAGCTTGTGTAAAAAGGGCTATTGCCTCCCCTTATTGTGGTTTCCATCTGAGGTTGCTGAAGCCTCTGATTCACACTAAAATCAGTGCAAGTGCCTGATTTGCTGCCAgaggatcacagcatcacagagacattcaggttggaaaagcccctcaggatcaccaagtccaacccagaaccctactctactaTGTTCACTTCTGAACcatatctccaagcaccacatccagatgacctttaaacacattcaggcttggggactccaccacctccctgggcagcacattccaatgcctgaccactcttgccctgaaaaaatgtctcctaatgtccagtctaaacctatccagatgcagcttgaggccattccctcttgttctctcactaattacctgggagaagagaccagcaccaacctctccacaacctcctttcagatagttgcagacagcaatgaggtctcccctcagcctcctcttttccaaactaaccagccccagctccttcagtctctctccatcagatttattctccagccccttcacagcttccttgccctcctctgccctggcttcaGCACCTCCACACCTCTCTTGTCTtgaagtgcccaaaactggacacaatactcagggtgtggcctccccagagctgggtAGATCTGGCTGAACAATCATCCCTACAGTTCAGGC
It encodes:
- the HTR1B gene encoding 5-hydroxytryptamine receptor 1B, with protein sequence MEPASPCQAPLLAANESYHGRNCSSEEGSYQDATPLSWKIVLAVVLALVTLATVLSNAFVIATVYQTRKLHTPANYLIASLAVTDLLVSILVMPISTIYTVTGKWTLGQIVCDIWLSSDITCCTASILHLCVIALDRYWAITDAVEYSTKRTPKRAACMIALVWVFSICISMPPLFWRQAKAEEVSHCVVNTDHVLYTVYSTVGAFYFPTLLLIALYGRIYVEARSRILKQTPKKAGKRLTRAQLITDSPGSSSSVTSINSKAPEGCSETGSPVYMNQVKVKVSDALLEKKKLTAARERKATKTLGIILGAFIVCWLPFFIISLVLPICKDACWFHVAIFDFFTWLGYLNSLINPVIYTMSNEDFKQAFHKLIRFRCTT